From one Planctomycetota bacterium genomic stretch:
- a CDS encoding site-specific tyrosine recombinase, with protein sequence MHTRTPKRETAPPPSGRVHAFLSYLAVERGLSLNTREAYRRDLSDFETHIADTGGDLERPELSDVTTYLAETTRRGRATRTVARRLAAIRTYLKYQVEVRLREAGDVDAILTRLDAPKPEKPLPKTLTRDQVDRMLAVPDVQTPLGLRDKAMLELLYACGLRATELCELDLRHVNLVYRTLRVFGKGGKERDVPMGMPAADALEAYVETVRPQLFAYPKLSGNRVFLSRTGRPMERVRLWQIVSKVARLSGVLKETGPHTLRHCFATHLLGGGADLRVVQELLGHADVGTTQIYTHVDGERLRDVHKQFHPRG encoded by the coding sequence GTGCACACCCGCACGCCCAAACGTGAGACTGCCCCGCCGCCGTCGGGGAGGGTGCATGCGTTCCTGTCGTATCTCGCCGTCGAGCGGGGGCTGTCGCTCAACACGCGGGAGGCGTACCGCCGGGACCTGTCGGACTTCGAAACGCACATCGCCGACACCGGCGGCGATCTCGAAAGGCCGGAGCTGTCGGACGTCACGACCTATCTCGCCGAGACCACGCGTCGCGGCCGGGCGACGCGAACGGTGGCACGTCGGCTCGCGGCCATTCGCACGTACCTCAAGTACCAGGTCGAGGTCCGCCTGCGCGAGGCCGGCGATGTCGATGCGATCCTGACTCGGCTCGACGCGCCCAAGCCCGAGAAGCCGCTGCCCAAGACACTGACGCGGGACCAGGTCGACCGCATGCTGGCCGTGCCGGATGTCCAGACGCCGCTGGGCCTGCGGGACAAGGCGATGCTCGAATTGCTCTACGCGTGCGGGCTCCGTGCGACGGAGCTGTGCGAGCTGGACCTGCGCCACGTCAACCTCGTCTACCGCACGCTCCGCGTCTTCGGCAAAGGCGGCAAGGAGCGCGACGTCCCGATGGGCATGCCGGCCGCGGATGCGTTGGAGGCGTACGTCGAGACCGTTCGTCCGCAGCTGTTCGCGTACCCGAAGCTCAGCGGCAACCGCGTCTTCCTCAGCCGCACCGGTCGGCCGATGGAGCGGGTTCGTCTGTGGCAGATCGTCTCGAAAGTCGCGCGATTGTCGGGAGTGTTGAAGGAAACGGGACCGCACACGCTGCGGCACTGCTTCGCCACCCACTTGCTCGGCGGCGGAGCCGACCTCCGCGTCGTCCAGGAACTCCTCGGCCACGCCGACGTCGGGACGACGCAGATCTACACCCACGTCGACGGCGAGCGCCTCCGCGACGTCCACAAGCAATTTCATCCGCGTGGGTGA
- a CDS encoding chloride channel protein produces the protein MPDGEPPSDQRHDHEPPESAADRVVDRVGIVGARFRVLLGRIGKRLGLAEETLILPMAVLVGVVTAAAAVGFHELILILRDTLYARAGEDFLYGPGIWLLLVIPAVGGLVVGIISRVVSGEKEGHGVVDVIESVKRTRGFVRPRTAVEKIVTSAVSIGSGGSAGAEGPIVQIGAAVSSGVARFFRLPRHQMPVLVACGCAAGISAIFNAPIGGLLFTLEVVLHDFRARAITPVVVSAVIANVTMRALVNWLYVHGHSDAAYITIFDNPQIAFTGGLLNWPQVPAYVTLGLACGIGGAILIRMMQAGDVVFRKLVTGPSWVKAFRPAVGGLCLGACGVAAVLIAGGEPGPFAFEDYPMPAFYGDGYGIIETLLGSVDGSFYDGQAIGPLVGLLLGLAVVKMLATVFTLSSGGSGGVIAPSLFVGAVIGGAVGVVARQAGVFGDVSPEAYTLVGMAAFLAAVVHAPLASILILLEITGESAQNQAILLPALLTVVVAMGSSRLVHRDSIYTAALRRRGVRTAAADPAVLSRLTIEQVGLDPTSSIQVDEPFEKVVELVERWQVRDFAVLDAEGRYVGFLPESVVGAALEDREAVPLVVAGELMRRDVPLVSSDQDLLSTFDQFVQLDVARLPVGLDAGDGRVIGMITRSGVMRRYQHAIEE, from the coding sequence ATGCCCGACGGTGAGCCTCCGTCAGACCAGCGACACGACCACGAGCCGCCCGAATCGGCGGCGGATCGTGTCGTCGATCGCGTCGGCATCGTCGGGGCACGCTTCCGCGTTTTGCTGGGACGGATCGGAAAACGCCTCGGACTCGCCGAAGAAACGCTGATCCTGCCCATGGCCGTCCTGGTCGGCGTCGTGACCGCGGCGGCGGCGGTGGGCTTCCACGAGCTGATCCTCATCCTACGCGACACGCTCTACGCCCGGGCCGGCGAGGACTTCCTGTACGGGCCGGGCATCTGGTTGCTGCTGGTCATCCCGGCCGTCGGCGGACTGGTCGTCGGGATCATCAGCCGCGTGGTTTCGGGCGAAAAGGAAGGCCACGGCGTCGTCGACGTCATCGAGTCCGTCAAACGCACCCGCGGCTTCGTCCGACCTCGAACGGCCGTCGAAAAGATCGTCACCAGCGCCGTCTCCATCGGCTCGGGTGGTTCGGCGGGCGCGGAAGGGCCGATCGTCCAGATTGGGGCAGCGGTCAGCAGTGGCGTGGCCCGGTTCTTCCGACTGCCCAGGCACCAGATGCCGGTCCTCGTCGCCTGCGGCTGTGCGGCGGGCATCTCGGCGATCTTCAACGCCCCGATCGGTGGGCTGCTCTTCACGCTGGAGGTCGTCCTGCACGACTTCCGCGCGCGGGCGATCACGCCCGTCGTCGTCAGCGCGGTCATCGCGAACGTCACGATGCGGGCGCTCGTCAACTGGCTCTATGTCCACGGCCACAGTGACGCGGCGTATATCACCATCTTCGACAACCCGCAGATCGCCTTCACCGGCGGCTTGCTCAACTGGCCTCAGGTGCCGGCGTACGTGACGCTCGGGCTCGCCTGTGGCATCGGCGGGGCGATCCTGATCCGCATGATGCAGGCGGGCGACGTCGTCTTCCGCAAGCTCGTCACCGGACCGTCGTGGGTCAAAGCCTTCAGGCCGGCTGTCGGCGGATTGTGCCTCGGTGCCTGCGGCGTGGCGGCGGTTCTGATCGCCGGCGGTGAGCCCGGGCCGTTCGCGTTTGAGGACTACCCGATGCCCGCGTTCTACGGCGACGGGTACGGCATCATCGAGACGCTCCTCGGCTCGGTCGACGGCTCGTTCTACGACGGCCAGGCCATCGGCCCGCTGGTCGGACTGCTCCTCGGACTGGCCGTGGTCAAGATGCTCGCAACCGTCTTCACACTCTCCAGCGGCGGCAGCGGCGGGGTGATCGCGCCGTCGCTCTTCGTCGGGGCCGTCATCGGCGGGGCGGTCGGCGTCGTGGCACGCCAGGCGGGCGTCTTCGGCGACGTCAGCCCCGAGGCCTACACGCTCGTCGGCATGGCCGCCTTCCTCGCGGCCGTGGTCCACGCACCGTTGGCCAGCATCCTGATTCTGCTCGAAATCACCGGCGAGTCCGCCCAGAACCAGGCGATCCTGCTGCCAGCGTTGCTGACGGTGGTTGTCGCGATGGGCAGCAGCCGGCTCGTGCATCGCGACTCGATCTACACCGCGGCCCTGCGTCGTCGCGGCGTCCGCACCGCCGCCGCCGACCCCGCCGTGTTGAGCCGTCTGACGATCGAGCAGGTCGGCCTCGATCCGACGTCGTCGATTCAGGTGGACGAGCCCTTCGAGAAGGTGGTCGAGCTGGTCGAGCGCTGGCAGGTTCGAGACTTCGCGGTGCTGGACGCGGAGGGTCGGTACGTCGGCTTCCTCCCCGAGTCGGTCGTCGGCGCAGCCCTCGAAGACCGCGAGGCCGTGCCGCTGGTGGTTGCGGGCGAACTGATGCGTCGCGACGTGCCGCTGGTGTCGTCAGACCAGGACCTCCTGAGCACGTTCGACCAGTTCGTCCAACTCGACGTCGCCCGTCTCCCCGTCGGGCTCGACGCGGGCGACGGACGCGTCATCGGGATGATCACGCGCTCAGGCGTGATGCGCCGGTACCAGCACGCGATCGAGGAGTAG